A genomic window from Agreia sp. COWG includes:
- a CDS encoding NTP transferase domain-containing protein, translating into MTIQVVILAAGMGSRLGRSLPKPLTELNDGRTIMGQQFDNIRHAFGNNAKVTVVVGYKLEHIIEAFPQASFVYNEQYDQTNTSKSLLRALQASAPGGVLWMNGDVVFDPAVLDRAAAMIARDQSFVTVNTSKVSDEEVKYTTSAEGYIKELSKTVKGGLGEAVGINYISAADKALLLRQLRGVADQDYFERGIELAIEQNRLLVEPVDISDLYAVEVDFAEDLERANLFV; encoded by the coding sequence TTGACCATCCAGGTAGTCATTCTGGCAGCGGGAATGGGCAGTCGCCTCGGCCGCTCCCTTCCGAAGCCCCTCACCGAGCTCAACGACGGCCGCACCATCATGGGCCAGCAGTTCGACAACATCCGTCACGCGTTCGGCAACAACGCCAAGGTCACGGTCGTCGTGGGCTACAAGCTCGAGCACATCATCGAGGCGTTCCCGCAGGCATCGTTCGTCTATAACGAGCAGTACGACCAGACCAACACGTCGAAGAGTCTTCTCCGCGCCCTCCAGGCATCCGCTCCGGGAGGCGTGCTGTGGATGAATGGCGACGTCGTCTTCGATCCGGCCGTGCTCGACAGGGCGGCAGCGATGATCGCCCGCGACCAGTCGTTCGTGACGGTGAACACGTCGAAGGTGTCAGACGAAGAGGTCAAGTACACGACCAGCGCGGAGGGCTACATCAAGGAGCTGTCCAAGACGGTCAAGGGCGGCCTGGGCGAAGCGGTCGGCATCAACTACATCTCCGCGGCCGACAAGGCCCTGCTGTTGCGACAGCTGCGGGGCGTCGCCGATCAGGATTACTTCGAGCGGGGCATCGAGCTCGCCATCGAGCAGAACCGCCTTCTGGTCGAACCTGTCGACATCTCGGATCTCTACGCGGTCGAGGTCGACTTTGCCGAAGACCTCGAGCGGGCGAACCTCTTCGTCTGA
- a CDS encoding ABC transporter permease: MAVTTSDVRPQSRSPFARYRNALWLLTRRDLRVRYSTSVLGYVWSILDPLVMATIYWFVFTQVFQKSVGEDPYIVFLLAALLPWMWFNGTVSDTTRAFLREAKLIRSTRIPRTIWVNRIVLSKGIEFLASLPVLAAFAVFAGASLSPEVLLFPLAIVIQGVLTVGIGLIVAPLVVFFRDLERAVKLALRALFYASPIIYSTADLPTQLHVLAAFNPLSGIFSLYRAAFFPEQLDWYLVGVSAAVSVLILGIGALVFRRSERAVLKEI, from the coding sequence GTGGCAGTGACGACGAGCGACGTACGCCCACAGTCCCGCTCACCGTTCGCCCGGTACCGCAATGCACTGTGGCTCCTGACGCGCCGAGATCTGCGCGTTCGGTACTCGACGTCTGTACTCGGATACGTCTGGTCGATCCTCGATCCGCTCGTGATGGCGACCATCTACTGGTTCGTCTTCACCCAGGTATTCCAGAAATCCGTGGGCGAAGACCCGTACATCGTCTTCCTGCTCGCCGCGCTGCTTCCCTGGATGTGGTTCAACGGCACGGTCTCCGACACGACACGAGCGTTCCTCCGCGAGGCGAAGCTGATCCGGTCCACCAGGATTCCGCGCACCATCTGGGTCAACCGCATCGTGCTCTCCAAAGGCATCGAGTTTTTGGCGAGCCTGCCCGTGCTGGCGGCCTTTGCCGTCTTCGCAGGGGCGAGCCTCTCCCCCGAGGTCTTGCTCTTTCCTCTCGCCATCGTGATCCAAGGGGTGCTGACCGTCGGCATCGGACTGATCGTCGCCCCTTTGGTGGTGTTCTTCCGTGACCTCGAGCGAGCGGTCAAACTCGCGCTGCGAGCGCTGTTCTATGCCTCCCCCATCATCTACAGCACGGCCGACCTGCCGACTCAGCTGCACGTGCTGGCTGCTTTCAACCCCCTCAGCGGCATCTTCTCCTTATACCGGGCAGCGTTCTTCCCCGAGCAACTCGACTGGTACCTCGTCGGCGTGAGCGCTGCCGTGAGCGTTCTCATCCTCGGCATCGGAGCGTTGGTCTTCCGACGCTCGGAGCGAGCCGTCCTGAAGGAGATCTGA
- a CDS encoding ABC transporter ATP-binding protein codes for MTAAPVITVDAVGIRFKRNRRSRRNFKDLFAGRLRRTRPGEFWALRDVSFTVQRGEAIGVIGRNGQGKSTLLKLVAEVVLPDEGTVTVGEGVAPLIEITGGFVDDLSVRDNVYLTAGLHGMTKAQIDERFDRIVDFAEIGDFLDTPYKHLSSGMKVRIAFSVISQLEEPIILVDEVLAVGDKAFREKCYRRIEELLEGGRTLFFVSHNEKDLRRFCTRGLYLDKGTLVLDAPVAEALDRYAADYPVSAPQKPASEKPAH; via the coding sequence ATGACCGCCGCACCCGTCATCACCGTCGACGCCGTCGGCATCCGGTTCAAGAGGAATCGACGCTCGCGGCGTAATTTCAAGGATCTGTTCGCCGGACGGCTGCGCCGCACCCGGCCCGGAGAATTCTGGGCATTGCGCGACGTGAGCTTCACCGTTCAGCGTGGCGAGGCCATCGGAGTGATCGGCCGCAACGGTCAGGGCAAGTCGACCCTGCTGAAGCTCGTGGCCGAGGTCGTTCTCCCCGACGAGGGCACGGTGACGGTGGGCGAGGGCGTCGCGCCCCTGATCGAGATCACCGGCGGCTTCGTCGACGACCTCTCGGTACGTGACAACGTCTATCTCACGGCCGGGCTGCACGGTATGACCAAGGCTCAGATCGACGAACGATTCGACCGCATCGTGGATTTCGCCGAGATCGGGGATTTTCTCGACACCCCGTACAAGCATCTCTCGAGCGGTATGAAGGTGCGCATCGCCTTCAGCGTCATCTCACAACTCGAAGAACCCATCATTCTTGTCGACGAGGTGCTCGCCGTCGGCGACAAGGCCTTTCGCGAGAAGTGCTACCGGCGCATCGAGGAACTGCTGGAGGGCGGTCGTACCCTCTTCTTCGTCTCGCATAACGAGAAAGACCTGCGCCGGTTCTGCACGCGGGGCCTCTATCTCGACAAGGGCACGCTGGTTCTGGATGCGCCGGTGGCGGAGGCGCTCGACAGATACGCCGCGGACTACCCGGTCAGCGCCCCGCAGAAGCCCGCGTCAGAGAAGCCCGCTCACTAG
- a CDS encoding CynX/NimT family MFS transporter, whose amino-acid sequence MTRPDAPPAISRAMPWFLLVAIVLFALNLRGPIVAIAPVIGQIRDEVGLSAATAGLLTSLPVLCFALATPVAAALIGRAGPERAVLISLVGILIGTLVRAQGEFGTAVVGTIIIGVGITVGNVVVPVVVRRDFPADRVGIVTGVYTATLNVGAMLTSLGTAPLADWLGWRAAITAWAVLAVVAIIVWGQATGWRMALLGRIRNAGGDAAPEPASAPAHSASYRSLTAFLLMLAFAGQAFSYYGITTWLPTILHDLQGLDAKAAGASSSIFQIMAVLGAVGVPLLASRWRPGSVVAVVGALWLAMPLGLLLAPDLWFLWSVLGGAAQGGGITIVFIIIVRMSRTDAQARGMSAFVQGGGYLLAATGPSIVGAVHEATGGWSVPLIVVTCSVLALGVFGIIASRRVESRHP is encoded by the coding sequence GTGACAAGACCTGACGCCCCACCAGCCATCAGCCGGGCGATGCCGTGGTTCCTCCTCGTGGCGATCGTGCTGTTCGCGCTCAACCTTCGCGGTCCGATCGTGGCGATCGCGCCCGTCATCGGGCAGATCCGGGACGAGGTCGGACTCTCGGCTGCCACCGCCGGGCTTCTGACGAGCCTCCCCGTGCTCTGCTTCGCCCTTGCCACACCGGTCGCCGCCGCTCTCATCGGCAGAGCTGGCCCGGAGAGGGCGGTGTTGATCTCGCTCGTCGGCATCCTGATCGGAACGCTCGTGCGCGCACAGGGCGAGTTCGGCACCGCCGTCGTCGGCACCATCATCATCGGCGTCGGCATCACGGTGGGCAACGTCGTGGTTCCCGTGGTCGTGCGCCGGGACTTCCCGGCCGACCGCGTCGGCATCGTCACCGGCGTCTACACGGCCACACTCAACGTGGGGGCCATGCTCACCTCGCTCGGCACTGCGCCCCTGGCCGACTGGCTCGGCTGGCGCGCCGCCATCACAGCCTGGGCCGTTCTCGCCGTTGTCGCGATCATCGTATGGGGCCAGGCCACCGGATGGCGCATGGCCCTGCTCGGGAGGATTCGCAACGCCGGCGGCGACGCAGCACCGGAGCCGGCCTCAGCCCCCGCGCACTCTGCCTCGTACCGCAGCCTCACCGCGTTCCTTCTGATGCTGGCGTTCGCCGGCCAGGCCTTCTCCTATTACGGCATCACGACCTGGCTGCCCACGATCCTGCACGATCTGCAGGGCCTCGACGCGAAGGCAGCCGGCGCGAGCTCCTCGATCTTCCAGATCATGGCAGTACTCGGCGCCGTGGGCGTTCCCCTGCTGGCGAGCCGTTGGCGACCAGGGTCTGTGGTGGCGGTGGTCGGCGCCCTGTGGCTCGCTATGCCGTTGGGACTGCTGCTCGCGCCCGATCTCTGGTTCCTGTGGTCGGTGCTCGGCGGTGCCGCCCAGGGCGGTGGCATCACGATCGTGTTCATCATCATCGTTCGCATGTCCAGAACGGATGCGCAGGCCAGGGGCATGTCGGCCTTCGTGCAGGGCGGTGGGTACCTGCTGGCCGCCACGGGGCCGTCGATCGTGGGTGCCGTCCACGAGGCGACCGGCGGGTGGTCGGTACCGCTGATCGTGGTCACGTGCTCTGTGCTCGCGCTGGGCGTCTTCGGCATCATCGCCTCGAGACGCGTCGAGTCCCGCCACCCCTGA
- the phoA gene encoding alkaline phosphatase — translation MSITRERAPRLRSTLLAGTAVAFVAASLLVPAAVSAAELPDNGGAARSENDSTASLRSSIVDGPAKNVILLIGDGMGDSEITIARNYQYGAAGELPGIDALPLTGQYTTYSLYKDGANKGKPDYVPDSAATGSAWATGTKTYDNAISVDIDGAPQQTLVEIAKANGLRTGNVSTAEIQDATPAVQIAHVGARSCYGPDSPTCGTDALAAGGLGSISEQLIDSRADVTFGGGSTSFTQTAKAGEWNGKTLFEQATDRGYQLADDAADLAALTEANQQKPVLGLFTPGNFPTRFSATTATVGGADTAVTCAANPDRLSTDLSLASLTEKSIDLLDTPDSKGFFLQVEGASIDKRDHSADACGQIGETVDLDEAVQKALEFAKADGNTLVIVTADHAHTSQIVDSTPPTSLSTAVTTADGTVMKISYGTAAAGGSQQHTGSQLRVAGYGPGAANVVGLIDQTDNFFTIANALSLERNTASFSSKAQVSVDKATYAPGEALAVSGTGFAGDRQVTGVVASEPVDLPKTDVIDGVIGLRAVAPTELGEHTVTVTGTQSQKSAQVTFLVTADGQPTPVTGPDASSPAGSAGVGAGGSGPSASNGSSSGLALTGAVVWPILGGAALLLAAGGVLLSRRRASD, via the coding sequence ATGAGTATCACCAGAGAACGAGCCCCGCGGCTTCGCTCCACCCTTCTTGCAGGAACGGCGGTCGCGTTCGTCGCGGCCAGCCTCCTGGTTCCCGCCGCGGTTTCAGCCGCGGAACTTCCCGACAACGGCGGCGCCGCTCGCAGCGAGAACGACAGCACGGCCTCGCTGCGGTCCTCCATCGTCGACGGCCCCGCGAAGAACGTCATCCTCCTGATCGGCGACGGCATGGGCGACAGCGAGATCACGATCGCCCGAAACTACCAGTACGGCGCGGCCGGTGAACTGCCGGGCATCGATGCCCTGCCCCTCACCGGCCAGTACACGACGTATTCGCTCTATAAGGACGGTGCCAACAAGGGAAAGCCCGACTACGTGCCGGACTCCGCCGCAACGGGTTCCGCCTGGGCCACGGGAACGAAGACGTACGACAACGCCATCTCTGTAGACATCGATGGTGCCCCGCAACAGACGCTGGTCGAGATCGCGAAGGCGAACGGATTGCGTACCGGCAATGTGAGCACGGCGGAGATCCAGGACGCCACCCCGGCCGTTCAGATCGCCCACGTGGGAGCGCGCAGCTGCTACGGCCCGGACAGCCCCACCTGTGGCACCGACGCACTCGCGGCGGGCGGGCTCGGATCCATCAGCGAGCAGCTGATCGACTCGCGCGCCGACGTCACGTTCGGCGGTGGCTCGACCTCGTTCACCCAGACCGCCAAGGCCGGCGAGTGGAACGGCAAGACGCTCTTCGAGCAGGCTACCGATCGCGGCTACCAGCTCGCCGACGACGCCGCTGACCTCGCGGCACTCACGGAGGCCAACCAGCAGAAGCCCGTTCTCGGCCTCTTCACGCCGGGCAACTTTCCGACTCGATTCTCGGCGACGACCGCAACGGTGGGCGGAGCAGACACGGCAGTGACGTGTGCCGCGAACCCGGATCGGCTCTCGACCGACCTATCGCTGGCCAGCCTCACCGAGAAGTCCATCGATCTGCTCGACACCCCCGACAGCAAGGGATTCTTCCTTCAGGTCGAGGGAGCGTCGATCGACAAGCGCGACCACAGCGCCGACGCCTGCGGTCAGATCGGTGAGACCGTCGACCTCGACGAGGCCGTTCAGAAGGCACTCGAGTTCGCCAAGGCCGACGGCAACACGCTCGTCATCGTCACCGCGGACCACGCTCACACGAGCCAGATAGTCGACAGCACCCCGCCGACGAGCCTGAGCACCGCCGTGACCACGGCCGACGGCACCGTCATGAAGATCTCGTACGGCACGGCCGCGGCAGGTGGCTCCCAGCAGCACACCGGTTCGCAGCTGCGCGTGGCGGGCTACGGCCCCGGCGCCGCCAATGTGGTCGGCCTCATCGATCAGACCGACAACTTCTTCACCATCGCGAATGCACTCTCGCTCGAACGCAACACGGCCAGCTTCAGCTCGAAGGCGCAGGTCTCCGTCGACAAGGCGACATACGCTCCCGGCGAGGCCCTTGCGGTCTCGGGCACTGGATTCGCTGGCGACCGCCAGGTGACGGGTGTCGTCGCATCCGAGCCCGTGGACCTGCCGAAGACAGACGTCATCGACGGGGTGATCGGGCTCCGCGCCGTCGCGCCGACTGAACTCGGCGAGCACACCGTCACGGTGACGGGAACCCAGAGCCAGAAGTCCGCGCAGGTCACGTTCCTGGTGACGGCCGACGGCCAGCCGACGCCCGTCACGGGCCCGGATGCGAGTTCGCCGGCAGGCTCGGCGGGTGTCGGTGCCGGAGGCTCGGGACCCTCCGCGTCGAACGGCTCATCGAGTGGCCTCGCCCTCACGGGAGCGGTCGTCTGGCCGATCCTCGGCGGGGCGGCCTTGCTGCTCGCCGCCGGAGGGGTGCTGCTGTCACGCCGCCGCGCGAGCGACTAG
- a CDS encoding methyltransferase: protein MTHPRSDLISALRDDLTAAGFTVSALTGLWGPEAEAALHRNQRVPARRALAQLRRTLGRSTAVATLAELFVLGLPVSPAQLSEALPTLGIRGAAELRLVWSVDDHDESVRPAADLRPYSFIDQRGVGSWWIVSDLGELALGHAVGENHVLGVGGASLTLSGLMMQRPVTTALDLGTGCGIQAMHAARHADRVIATDISERALEIASLNAELNGFDNIEFRLGSLFEPVADETFDQIVSNPPFVITPRAEGVPSYEYRDGGMVGDALVQHVMRHAGEYLAPGGIAQFLGNWEYTAAEAGLDRVGSWLEGLDLDAWVIERDVQHIDEYAETWIRDGGTTAGSVEFDRLYGAWLNDFEHRGVERVGFGYVTLRRSSVEQETAPLRRLEQLHGALGSGGSGLGAHLMDCLDGYDWQTGRSDAELASSTLVVAPDVTVERHYWPGDDDPTAMLLRQGGGFGRSIPIDTALAALVGACDGELTVGAICSALAQILDADEHALTSELLRSVRGLLDDAFVTPAGEL from the coding sequence GTGACCCATCCCCGATCTGACCTCATCTCTGCCCTTCGCGACGACCTCACGGCGGCCGGATTCACGGTCTCGGCCCTCACAGGGCTGTGGGGCCCCGAGGCGGAAGCGGCGCTGCACCGCAACCAGAGGGTTCCCGCGCGCCGGGCCCTCGCTCAGCTGCGTCGTACCCTTGGGCGATCGACTGCCGTGGCGACGCTCGCAGAACTCTTCGTGTTGGGGCTGCCCGTCTCGCCGGCCCAGCTGTCCGAGGCGCTGCCCACCCTCGGCATCCGGGGCGCGGCCGAGCTTCGGCTCGTCTGGTCGGTCGACGACCACGACGAGAGCGTGCGCCCGGCGGCGGATCTGCGCCCCTACAGTTTCATCGATCAGCGGGGCGTCGGCAGCTGGTGGATCGTCTCCGACCTCGGCGAGCTCGCTCTCGGCCATGCCGTCGGAGAGAACCACGTCTTGGGAGTCGGAGGCGCGTCGCTGACGCTGAGCGGCCTCATGATGCAGCGCCCGGTGACGACAGCCCTCGACCTCGGTACCGGCTGCGGAATCCAGGCCATGCACGCGGCCAGGCACGCCGACCGCGTCATCGCCACGGACATCTCGGAGCGCGCGCTCGAGATCGCATCGCTCAATGCCGAGTTGAACGGGTTCGACAACATCGAGTTTCGCCTCGGCAGCCTGTTCGAGCCCGTGGCCGACGAGACGTTCGACCAGATCGTGTCGAACCCGCCGTTCGTCATCACCCCACGGGCGGAGGGGGTTCCGAGCTACGAGTATCGAGACGGCGGCATGGTCGGCGATGCGCTCGTGCAGCACGTGATGCGCCACGCGGGCGAGTACCTCGCACCGGGTGGCATCGCCCAGTTCCTGGGCAACTGGGAGTACACGGCCGCCGAGGCCGGCCTCGACAGGGTGGGCTCCTGGCTCGAGGGCCTCGACCTCGACGCCTGGGTCATCGAGCGCGATGTTCAACACATCGACGAGTACGCCGAGACCTGGATCAGAGACGGCGGAACCACGGCCGGTTCCGTCGAATTCGACAGGCTGTACGGCGCCTGGTTGAACGATTTCGAGCACCGCGGCGTGGAGAGGGTCGGATTCGGTTACGTGACGCTGCGCCGATCGTCCGTCGAGCAGGAGACAGCGCCGCTGCGTCGCCTCGAGCAGCTGCACGGCGCCCTGGGCAGCGGCGGCTCCGGGCTTGGTGCGCACCTGATGGACTGCCTCGACGGCTACGACTGGCAGACCGGCCGATCGGATGCCGAACTCGCCTCGTCGACGCTCGTCGTCGCACCCGATGTGACGGTCGAGCGGCACTACTGGCCCGGCGACGACGACCCCACTGCCATGCTGCTGCGCCAGGGCGGCGGCTTCGGCCGGTCGATTCCGATCGACACGGCGCTGGCCGCCCTCGTCGGCGCCTGCGACGGGGAGCTCACGGTCGGGGCCATCTGTTCGGCACTGGCGCAGATCCTCGACGCCGACGAACACGCCCTCACCTCCGAGCTCCTTCGATCGGTGCGTGGGCTGCTCGACGATGCGTTCGTGACGCCGGCCGGCGAGCTCTGA
- a CDS encoding metallophosphoesterase, producing MIADTHLPKRAKALPPALWSAIDSADVVLHAGDWVDEATLDELQARSRRLIGVWGNNDGAGLRARLPEVAMVELEGVRLAMTHETGPSTGRPARCDALFPEADVLVFGHSHIPWDTVTPRGLRLLNPGSPTDRRRQPVCTYLSARVDEGELLEVQLHPLPRA from the coding sequence ATGATCGCCGACACGCACCTGCCGAAGCGGGCGAAGGCTCTGCCCCCGGCTCTCTGGAGCGCGATCGATTCGGCCGACGTCGTGCTGCACGCGGGCGACTGGGTCGATGAGGCGACGCTCGATGAGCTGCAGGCACGTAGCCGGCGACTCATCGGAGTCTGGGGCAACAACGACGGTGCGGGCCTGCGCGCACGGCTTCCCGAGGTCGCCATGGTCGAGCTGGAGGGCGTGCGCCTTGCCATGACCCACGAGACCGGCCCGTCGACTGGCCGCCCGGCCCGCTGCGACGCGCTCTTTCCCGAAGCAGACGTGCTCGTCTTCGGCCACAGCCACATTCCGTGGGACACGGTCACGCCGCGCGGGCTGCGGCTGCTGAACCCCGGCTCGCCGACGGATCGAAGGCGCCAACCCGTGTGCACCTACCTGAGCGCGCGGGTCGACGAGGGTGAGCTGCTCGAGGTGCAGCTGCACCCCCTGCCGAGGGCCTAG
- a CDS encoding aldo/keto reductase, producing the protein MRYRSLGSSGTIVSEQALGTMTFGAEADEATSHAILDAFVEAGGTFIDTADVYSAGDSERIIGSWLAAHPSEAKQAVIATKGRFPMGDGPNDLGLSRRHLRAALDASLERLGVEHVDLYQMHAWDALTPLDETLRFLDDAVASGKIGYYGFSNYLGWQLTKAVHVARAAGFTAPVTLQPQYSLLVRDIEHEVVPAALDAGVGLLPWSPLGGGWLSGKYTRDVSPTGATRLGENPTRGMESWQKRNDDPRTWRVLDAVSEIAGQHGVSASQVALGWLATRPAVTSVILGARSIEQLTDNMAATTLDLTTDEIDRLTAASAPEMDDYPYGEAGIAQRARTIEGGR; encoded by the coding sequence ATGCGCTACCGCTCCCTCGGCTCCTCCGGCACCATCGTCTCGGAACAGGCGCTCGGCACGATGACCTTCGGCGCCGAAGCTGACGAGGCCACCTCGCATGCCATCCTCGACGCGTTCGTCGAAGCGGGCGGTACGTTCATCGACACCGCCGACGTCTACTCGGCGGGCGATAGCGAGCGCATCATCGGCTCGTGGTTGGCCGCGCACCCCTCCGAGGCGAAGCAGGCGGTCATCGCCACCAAGGGGCGCTTTCCGATGGGAGACGGACCGAACGACCTCGGACTGTCGCGCCGCCATCTTCGCGCCGCCCTCGACGCCTCGCTCGAGCGACTCGGGGTGGAGCACGTCGATCTCTACCAGATGCACGCGTGGGACGCGCTGACCCCCCTCGACGAGACACTGCGCTTTCTCGACGACGCGGTGGCGAGCGGCAAGATCGGATACTACGGATTCTCGAACTACCTCGGCTGGCAGCTCACCAAGGCCGTGCACGTAGCCAGGGCGGCAGGCTTTACCGCGCCCGTGACGCTGCAGCCGCAGTACAGCCTTCTCGTGCGCGACATCGAGCACGAGGTCGTTCCCGCGGCGCTGGATGCCGGGGTCGGCCTGCTGCCATGGTCGCCCCTCGGGGGCGGCTGGCTGAGCGGCAAATACACGCGCGATGTGTCGCCCACCGGTGCGACGAGGCTGGGCGAGAACCCGACGCGCGGAATGGAGTCGTGGCAGAAGCGCAACGACGACCCGCGAACCTGGCGCGTGCTCGACGCCGTTTCAGAGATCGCGGGCCAGCACGGAGTATCGGCGTCGCAGGTGGCGCTGGGCTGGCTCGCGACGAGGCCGGCGGTGACGAGCGTCATTCTCGGAGCGCGCAGCATCGAGCAGCTCACCGACAACATGGCTGCCACCACACTCGATCTCACGACGGATGAGATCGACCGGCTCACCGCGGCGAGCGCACCAGAGATGGACGACTACCCCTACGGCGAGGCCGGGATCGCCCAGCGCGCGCGAACCATCGAGGGTGGTCGCTAG
- a CDS encoding aminotransferase class IV, whose protein sequence is MTSPVLFLFTDGRIRQADPASPHLLVTDWGASRGDGVFESVSVIEGRMPPLDDRLDRLVASAAALDLPLPDRALWAEAIARAIEAHDHVPRLAITLALTRGVEGHGEAPSAWLLAKPARDFATIRRSGISVVTLDRGYRSDAAEAAPWLLLGAKHLSYATNAAALREAARRGADDVIFTSTDGVALEGPTSSLIVRRGSRIVSPSLDSGILAGTTQAAVFAFFEANGFDTASVSVAAESLASADGLWLVSSVRQAVAVHTLDGIPVPTDRDLTERLNDWLAEQK, encoded by the coding sequence ATGACTTCCCCCGTACTCTTCCTTTTCACCGACGGTCGCATTCGGCAAGCCGATCCGGCCTCGCCCCACCTCTTGGTCACGGACTGGGGTGCGAGCCGCGGCGACGGCGTCTTCGAAAGCGTGAGCGTGATCGAGGGCCGGATGCCGCCGCTCGACGATCGCCTCGATCGTCTCGTGGCGTCGGCGGCGGCCCTCGACCTCCCCCTGCCGGATCGCGCGCTGTGGGCGGAGGCGATCGCGCGTGCCATCGAGGCACACGATCATGTGCCGCGGCTGGCCATCACGCTCGCTCTGACGCGAGGGGTGGAAGGGCACGGTGAGGCGCCGAGCGCGTGGCTGCTGGCAAAGCCGGCACGAGACTTCGCCACTATCCGACGGTCGGGTATCTCCGTCGTGACCCTCGACCGGGGCTACCGCAGCGATGCCGCCGAGGCGGCGCCGTGGCTCCTGCTCGGCGCCAAGCACCTGTCGTACGCCACCAACGCCGCGGCACTGCGGGAGGCGGCCCGCCGGGGCGCCGACGACGTGATCTTCACGAGCACAGATGGCGTGGCGCTCGAGGGTCCGACGTCGAGCCTGATCGTGAGGCGGGGCTCCCGGATCGTGTCGCCCTCGCTCGATTCGGGCATCCTGGCCGGAACGACACAGGCCGCCGTTTTCGCATTCTTCGAGGCGAACGGCTTCGACACCGCCTCGGTGAGCGTTGCCGCTGAGAGCCTCGCATCGGCCGACGGACTATGGCTGGTGTCGAGCGTGCGCCAGGCCGTGGCCGTGCACACGCTCGACGGCATTCCCGTGCCCACCGATAGAGATCTCACGGAGCGCCTCAACGACTGGCTGGCAGAGCAGAAGTAA
- a CDS encoding MFS transporter, with translation MTIPSASEPEPTARSARERRQRARLSRTPSERAIVFTLALTGLTAAVMQTLVTPITPELPRLLDTSSSNATWVLTATLLAAAITTPISGRLGDMFGKRRITLLLLAITVVGSVVCALAHDVTVLVAGRALQGVGLGVIALGISILRDVLHAKSLGKAVALVSSTLGIGGALGLPVAAFIADTFDWHVLFWMATALSAIAFALVFWIVPVSTLRTGGSFDVVGAIGFGVGLVAILLAVSKGSEWGWGSLTTIGLLVGGVIVLLVWGVYELRAKNPLVDLRIAARRPVLLTNLASITVGFAYFASVAVLPQLLEAPTTTGVGLGQTLFIASLCLMPSGIVMFFLSPVAARLSASRGPRTSLVLGSLIIAAGYVVAVGLMTEVWHAVLVATAVGFGVGFAYAAMPTLIMHAVPASETAAANGFNSVMRTLGSTVAAAVIGVILTSNVVVSEGRAIPTAGAFQLSFGLAAAVALAGAVLALFLPRRETVYKTVSIPVVPEQS, from the coding sequence ATGACCATTCCCTCTGCATCCGAACCCGAACCCACCGCGCGTTCCGCGCGTGAGCGACGCCAGCGCGCACGGCTGTCGCGCACCCCGAGCGAGCGGGCCATCGTCTTCACCCTCGCGCTCACGGGGCTCACCGCCGCCGTCATGCAGACCCTGGTCACGCCGATCACCCCTGAGCTGCCCAGACTGCTCGACACCTCGAGCTCGAACGCCACCTGGGTTCTCACCGCGACGCTCTTGGCTGCCGCCATCACAACCCCGATCTCGGGACGGCTCGGCGACATGTTCGGCAAGCGCCGCATCACGCTCCTGCTTCTCGCGATCACCGTCGTCGGGTCGGTCGTGTGCGCGCTCGCTCACGACGTGACCGTGCTCGTCGCCGGTCGCGCGCTGCAGGGCGTCGGCCTGGGCGTCATCGCTCTCGGCATCAGCATCCTGCGCGATGTGCTGCACGCGAAGAGTCTCGGAAAGGCCGTGGCCCTCGTGAGCTCGACGCTCGGAATCGGTGGCGCGCTCGGGCTGCCGGTGGCGGCGTTCATCGCCGACACCTTCGACTGGCATGTGCTGTTCTGGATGGCGACGGCGCTCTCGGCCATCGCCTTCGCTCTCGTCTTCTGGATCGTGCCCGTGTCGACCCTCCGCACGGGCGGCTCGTTCGACGTCGTCGGCGCGATCGGCTTCGGCGTCGGCCTCGTGGCCATCCTCCTGGCCGTCTCGAAAGGGAGCGAGTGGGGCTGGGGCTCCCTCACCACCATCGGACTTCTCGTGGGCGGTGTCATCGTTCTGCTGGTCTGGGGCGTCTACGAGCTTCGCGCCAAGAACCCGCTGGTCGATCTGCGCATTGCGGCTCGCCGACCCGTGCTGCTGACGAACCTCGCGTCGATCACCGTCGGGTTCGCATACTTCGCGAGCGTTGCGGTGCTACCTCAACTGCTCGAGGCGCCGACCACCACCGGGGTCGGCCTCGGACAGACCCTCTTCATCGCGAGCCTCTGCCTCATGCCCAGCGGAATCGTGATGTTCTTCCTTTCTCCCGTCGCCGCCCGGCTCTCGGCATCACGGGGTCCGCGCACCAGCCTGGTACTCGGCTCCCTCATCATCGCGGCGGGCTACGTCGTCGCCGTCGGCCTCATGACCGAGGTCTGGCACGCCGTTCTGGTGGCCACCGCGGTCGGCTTCGGCGTCGGTTTCGCCTACGCCGCCATGCCGACCCTGATCATGCACGCCGTCCCAGCAAGCGAGACGGCCGCGGCCAACGGATTCAACTCGGTGATGCGCACCCTCGGATCAACGGTCGCAGCCGCCGTCATCGGCGTCATCCTCACATCGAACGTCGTCGTCTCGGAAGGCAGGGCCATTCCCACCGCCGGGGCCTTCCAGCTCTCCTTCGGCCTGGCGGCCGCCGTCGCCCTCGCCGGCGCGGTGCTTGCACTGTTTCTTCCGCGTCGCGAGACGGTCTACAAGACGGTGAGTATTCCGGTGGTGCCCGAGCAGAGCTAG